The window tttataacaaccaatccacgatgtacaaagttttactgcgtgtacgtaccttaagaaattaaaagcaaatcttaaatgaacctatcaacttcccgtcacgaatcgacttcctacacgattcaatcgtacatacgggaataagcatatattcactttctcaaaccacaatcaaagcacaaacacacacacacacacgtctAACATCCAACCACACTTGCAAAcaattcatgatcacacaacatacttcatcacaacataacatcaaataaaattcagatttagtattctgtccagaacagtaagttaacactgtcaaactgaaattccgacttcaccgttgcgtccggaaggcgtcaaaacccccgggtaccaattttcataattcataatgtactctaagtatttttaacctattttcaagccaaaaagtgtccaaaaaacattttttttttaccattttcctaaccctacgggattcaccaaaattcatcaacaaatgaattccaaaagGTATATTGCCTATCAAATattaatgaccaaatttatataattcttatgaaccatctgtgagattaaattcattgttcacatataaaaaaaacacacacacacactttttttttacatgaacatttatatttatatataaatttcaaaatcacccgtcacacaaaccaatcatattcttcacatatatgcatatctaaaaactctaaaaagaaacattcttcatcaatttagatagaaaaatacatcccaaaatcatacatgaaattttaaatttataaattaaacatgTATTATAAGATAACagatataataatcatagaattttaaattaaaacttaagaatcaacatagattaagaattacacttacaattgtaaaagaaaacaccaaatgatgaagggtaatggagttgggaatgtggattaggaggaattttgagaggatatgttttttttgtccttagaaactttagaaatgaaaggatgtcaacaatgaaaatgattaaggaattaagaagggttaattatatgggattaatgccttgatccttcattaccctaagggagttacaagctccaccaagagtccctcctttttttttttttgaaaataaaagatgggttaaggaaaagtttgggcccaaataattctaattgccaaaaagaaTTGCAAATCTCAtcaccaagcccaataataaataaaatatatatatatagaaataatattattagtgaattattaaatatatcaggaagaaaatatcggaaaaatatcggggtgttacaatatatatatatatatatatatatatatatatatatatatatatatatatatatatatatatatatatatatatatatatatatgtatatatatatgtgtatatatatatgtgtatatatatatgtgtgtatatatatatatatatatatatgtgtgtatatatatatatatatatatatatatatatatatatatatatatatatatatatatatatatatatatatatatatatatatatatatatatatatatatatatatatatatctttaaaaTACTTACAAATAACCTTCCTTATAATCTTTAAAGTAAATAAtctttaaaacaaatattatacaagtaataaattaactaaaaaactttttttttttccaattttcgTGCGTGGCATGAGTATTTATCTTGTTCTAATATGAAACTGGTTAAAagtgagaatttgaaaatgactttcAAACCTTGTTATTCGTAAATAGGAATGACAATGGTTATTGGACTCGACCCGAATTCGTGGATCtgtatccgttttcacggatctggcCCTAAAAGTTGGACCCGTTGGATCCAAGTCAGATTCGGTTCCGTTAAAATTTTACAGTTCCGGATTTGGATCTCAGAAAAATGCCTGGACCCGAACCCGTGGATTCGGAGGACTCGTTtttaatcttatatatatatatatatatatatatatatatatatatatatatatatattgggttTACAAACTGATTTGGTTAATTTAAAAGCCCAAGTGATGTTATATAGGGGTGTTCATAAAAAATCGATCCGCTTGACCTGACCTGTCGACCCACATTTTAAATGACGGgtcaatttattttaaaaataatataatacggTTTGcggtattttaaaaataatatattaatgggCTACAAAATACATTGAGTCGAGTATCCGCCGATCCGTTATGTTAGaagataatttttatttctgaaaaaaaatatagaagtgTTTCCTAGCATGTTAGTTATTATTAATAGAAGTGAACTAATAAGTTCAATTTTGTTGTGAATCCTTATATTTAAGTATAAGTCCTTAGagcatttcaaaataaaaaataaaaaagtacaaGTCCTTACAGACTTACAGAGTTACAATGTAAATAACTTTCTAATTAGTAGTCAGTATATTGTACACCTTCAtttgttatttcttttaatGTCTGCTTCTCAAGTCTTGCTTCGATTAATCCAAATTATgccataaaatatttatttttactatattataaaaattatgccgcaaatattattgtgctgccgagttttatataaaaattcaaccaaaacaataagaaaatcaaCATAATTAAGATCTGATACCCGATATTCCGACCTGATTTATCCGAAGAACACGGGCCGTTAAAATAGATACCCGACTAAACGACTATGTATACCCCTAATTTTATATACTTACTCTCCCTTATATTTTGTATCTTAATGTGATACAAATTATTACAATGCTTACTACCTTGACCCTAATCCCCAACTCCAAGCGTAAGACCCCAAAATCCCCAATCACCCATCCTACGACGGCCCTCTCCAACCGCCCACAGCAGCACTTCTGACCTCACGCCTTCACCCACCGCGACAGGCTCCTCCCCCACTCTTCACAGACGGCGGATAGTGGTAATAAACCCCTAATCTTGATTTTTTTCtacatttctgttttttttttataaattttttatgttgttttaaTCATATTGATTGTTGAGTTTATATTTCTCCATTCCTTATATTTTATGTTGAGTAGATTTATCACctcttttgaaattttgatttatgttgagtcgagttgttttgattgatttataatttatgttgagcagtttttgatttatgttgagttcagtggtaatttttgatttatgttgagttgagttgttttgattgaatttttgatttatgttgagtttagtggtaatttttgatttatgttgagttgagttgttttgattgaatttttgatttatgttaagTTAagtggtaatttttgatttatgttgagttgagttgttttgattgaatttttgatttatgttgagtagttatttcttttgatttatattaagttcagtggtaatttttgatttattttgattgattattttttatttttttaatcacatTAAATCCAATTGATGACTAGTAAATTTATCACAGTGTATTGTTAAGTAAATGGATAATCAAAATGATGGTGATTCTAGTCAACCTACTGAGCATCATATTCATGAATCACAAGGTACCAGAATCTGTATCTAAATTTAACGTGAGGAGTCAAAACAAGACTGTAAAAACAAATTATGTGAACTTGGATTTAAGTGGTTGAGTAGACTTGAGGAAGAAGCAAAGCGCCTTTTGAGTGAACATTAGGTGTTGGAAACTCTTCTCTCAAATTTATATAACATTTGATAGTTTACAGTTAGAGAAGTCTGTAGTAGTACAAACTTCTATATTTTACATGTTGCAATTCAAAATAGCAATAACAAACATGAAAATTTATGTCTGGTCGGATTTGTGTCCTTACTCTTAACAAAAATGAATATCTTaaattcttcattaatgatttaTAATCTACAATTTGTTTCCAAACTCAACCTTGGCTTATCctcgattttaatagttttatttCATCTCAAaactgctgctgctgctgtcgCCATTTGATTGAAACTCTAATTGTTATTCCCAACTTGCCAACTTTGAGAAGTAAGAAACTCTTCTACACGATGCTCCCTCTCGCTGCAGCCTACCTGCTATTGCTATTCCTCTGACGGTTGCTGCAGTTGACTCGCTGCCTCCTTTCGTCAGTTTTAGGtactttattcaatatatataacTCTATTTCACTATTTATATTCAATCTCTATTCCGATTCCAAATTCTTCGATTACGTTTATATTTAGGTTAGGTTTTGATAATTATAGCATTTAAGGTAGTTGACTTgatgtttatttgtttgttcGTTTATATTCGCTTGTTTATTCCAGAATTGATGCATTTTCTTGGGTTTGATTATTATAGCATTTAAGGTAGTTGACTTTTTGggttctttttttaaaatttgggtTCTTAATCTTGTGAATTAGAGTTATTTTGGAGGAGAACCACACTACTCAAATCACCCTGATTTTCTGGGTTAATTGTGGTATTAGGTTTTAAATTGGCAAGATCATAGTATTGTGGTAAATTGGTAATAACTTCTTATTTGGTTAGTGGGTTTTTCTGGGATTTTAGAATTAGTAATAAATTCAAAGTTATCTACTTTATAAGGCAGAAGTTGAGTATTTGTCAAATTTAATGGGATCATTAAGTGGGAAATTGAACTACAATAGTATCTTGAGATCTAATAGAGTTGATAGATGAAATCGGGTTAagttagaagaaaaaaaagtggAGACCTAATAGATTTAAGGGAGGGAAGTATTATTAACCTTTGTTATTTTGATGAACCAAGAAGCTGAAGAATAAGAAGGTGAAAGGCTAGAAAAATGttgaacataattttttttttttatggagacattttttttttggatgcgCCACTATTACCCTCTTATTATACACTTGTTTCCAAACAACATTAGATATTGAAATTTACATTTCAAATTCTTgtgatttttaaacaaactCAAGAATTTGGATTCTAGAATCACTggaatatgaattttaaagatATTAGAATCCTTGAGTTTCCAAACAATTGATCTGTACTATAAATTTTGCATTCTTGAATCTATATTAGAAATCTCCAATTTCAAATAAATTCCAGTTTCCCAAACGCTACCTAATACCCTTTAGCCCTTAGGTGAGAGAAAAATTATGATCTTATTGTTTTATGTGTGCTAGCGTTAACCCGTCACTGTTGTTTAATATATATGCTTAACGCTGTTTTTCCCTTTTCAGATAAGGATGTTGAAATCAGTTTTGTTAAATGAAACTGTAAGACTCAACTCTAGGCTTTATGGAGTCACTCAGTCAGTAAGTAGTGTACTGCAAGGTTTTTGGTGTGTTTTAAGTTCATCTTTATCCTAACTTATAGCAAGGATGATTGAAACAGAGAGGTATGCACAGTAGAAACAAAAAAGCAATGGAGTTTATAGCCAGAGGTTGGAGTGCTATGAAGGAAGTTGATCGAGTTATTGATTATTGTGAACTTAATGACAAACGTCTCATTCCTCTTCTAAGGGTGAGTCCATTTTTATAACAATAGATAGACTAACAAGTTcacattttctttgtttcatgtTTTGCAGTCTTGCTGTTCATTTTCTTTATGCAACTTTTTATGCTAATGTATTATAGCTTTTTCTCATAGAGCAATCAATTTTCTTTATAACTTTCTTCGCTGCATTATGCCTTGAGAGTCTTGGAGattcttaataattaattgatttgCGAAAACAGTAGTTCCCTATTAGTCTTATATTGTGATGATTTTTATTGGTTTGATTTGTTTCAATTGTTGTTGATCATGATGTTATGCCAGGGTGCTAAGGAGAATTTTGAGTTGGCTTTAGAAGTTGATAATTCAAATACACATGCACGCTACTGGTTATCCAAGCTTCACCTTAAATACCATGTCCCAGGAGCATGCAAAGCAGTGTgagttagattattttgtttaacaaTCAGCATTCTGTCAGTGGTTTCTTTTGTAATGTGTTTGGATAGAAGGATTTGCAGGAAAGGAGGGTGGAGGAAGCAAAATAGATTTGGTAAAGTTTTGTCTAAATACATTAAAAACTTATCATATACTTAACAAAAATACTCAGCGTCTTAGCAAAATATCTAAATAagcttttaaagtttttattgCGTACTGCATTAGCCACACAATTGGAATACTTGGCTTTACTTTGGATTAACAAATGATTCCTAGTGAACAAAAGACTGAGGCACTGACAGTTTGGTCGCTATAAGAGTTCCATGCTGTCACTGGCTCATTGTTGTATTCTCTTACCGGGTTTATTCTTCTATGGTTTACTAAGTTTCTAAGATTTGAACTAAAACATTGCAATCAGTTTAGTTTGTGTGTTTTTTGGTCCTTTTAGGTAGGATGTGAATTATATAAAGACGGAATTCGTTGTCATAGCATGAGTGATTTGttcttaacttttatttatatcaGAGGTGCTGCTTTGCTGGTGGAAGCTGCTGAAATGGGAAATCCTGACGCACTGTATGAATTAGGTGCCCGCTTAAGAGTAGAGGTGGGTTTATCAAGTTTTCaacgtcaatttttttttatgtccCATGTTTTGTACATTATCAAGCTCCACCTATCTATTTTACTTGTAAAATAATTAACCAAAATCCATCTATATGTTGTGAGGCCACTAGCTAATGCATGGATTTTGTATCATCTTGCTTGGTGCATTGATGCAAATGTGTCTTTATTCCTCTCTTGGAACATCTAAGACGTTGCTTGCTGTTATATAACATACCAATTATGCGTAGATGATGTTTCCATTGTTTAGTATAACAATAAATCATGtgagattttaatttttttccgaATTAACCGTCGTTCAAGGAGGGATGCACGTGGGAGTATCCTATATTCATGGGGGCTATTAATGATGCACAAAAATAGCTTGGTTTTGTGCCTAGTGAGAAATGTAGTCCATTTAGTTGGTTTGTTGTTGCCTTCTGGAAAGAGATGGGAATGACTGATCGGGGCTTTAGTTTAAAGAGGTTTGGTTTATCTAGGGCCTACTAGACTTGTAGTAACATAATTTTTGAGCAACTTGTTATAAATTTCTTTTAGTTTATGGGAGGACATTGAGTGGTAATAGTGTTCAAGTGGAAAGGAGTAAATAACAGCTCATGGAGTTGGTCATTACTCATTATCTATTAGCTTATGGGAGGACATTGAGTGGTAGTGTTGAATAGTACACTTGGTAGTTACCATTGTTGACGTATGTACTTAACAACAAAGCCTCATGGAGTACAATCTTTGAGCTCTACTTGTTTAGATCTTGACTCCTTGCAAAACACCAATATTGCAAGAAGCTGATTCCTCTATATTTGCTCTCAATTGTTAGGTTAATTCTttcttttactatttttttatgtCTAAATATTTTGGCCAGTCTTCTTTCAATTGTTAGGTTAAGGtactttttagttttaaaaatagAGCAATTCAGTTACCTACTGTCTGTGGACCAGTTGCTTCCTTCTATGTAGTAAAAATTCTATCATGGTTTGAGTAATGATGCTTCTCGTTTTTTCtaaagttaaatttatttagaTGTTGTAATATTGAAGTTTTCTCTCTAATTTGGCAGAATGACTATGTTCAATCATCTCAGCAAGCATTTTATTATATACAGAAGGCTTCCGAACAGGTATTTTCATCTTGTACTGCAATCCTCAAAAACAAGGTGCTCAAAGGTCTGATACAGCTTTTTACTTCTTAGTTACATTCAGGTGCCCTTTACCTTTTAGGTACTGTGTACTTAACAGGCGACTGTGTAAAACAAGATATTGGATCTGCAATGTGGTGCTTTCACAGAGCAGCAGAGAAGGTAATTCATGCTATTCTTGTTGCATAACTTATTTGGAAGTGGTTATTAAATCATCTTTATGAAGAGGAGAAACTTGTCTTATTAATTTAAAGTGACAACTTGTACGGTAGACTAATATTCTTTATTGCTGAACCTATGGCGATTAACAGCTTTATATGAAGATAACGTCAGCATAGATGTCAGGTTGTGAAAGAAAAGTTTGTTATGGTTTTTGGATGTTCACTATAATCAGGATCTCATAAGAACTTTACATGTTAGATATATTGGACATAGTGAGTTAGAAATTAGTTGATTTAGCTTTGCTGGCAACAAGAATTTAGGCTATGCATATATTATGAGTTGCAGAATATTGGCAAGACGAGTCATGATTACTCTGATTCACTTAATGGTTTGATTGTCTTGCGTATCTTTTTGAGAATCTTTACCAAGTATCTTTTTTTGGTCCTTATGTAATGTCTGACCTTAGGTATATCTTTGATGTGATGCTTAGTTGTCTAACGGTAGTCCTTGAAGTACCAAGAAATGTAGGAGAAAAAGTGAATGCAAAAGAAATATTATCTTCCAAACGTTGAACTTTGACTTATTGCAGGGACATGTTGGTGCAGCTATAGCATGTGGGTCTCTTCTCCTTAAAGGTCTGTAATTCCTTTAACAGAATTGGTTGCATTACAACATTTAACAAGCCTCTTTCTTTGTAATTCCTTCAATGCAAGTAAATGGTTTGGGTTAGTAAAATGGCATGGATTTTGATGGTGCTTCAATTTCTGTTACCACAGGTCACAAGGTACCAGAATTTATATCTAAATTTAACGTGAAGAGACGAAGCAAGACtgtaaaaacaaattatatgaaCTTGGAGGTGAACCCAGTAGAGCTTGCAAAACAGCAGTTTAAGATTGCTGCAAATGCAGGATGTGATCTTGGATTTA of the Amaranthus tricolor cultivar Red isolate AtriRed21 chromosome 6, ASM2621246v1, whole genome shotgun sequence genome contains:
- the LOC130814562 gene encoding uncharacterized protein LOC130814562, giving the protein MLKSVLLNETVRLNSRLYGVTQSRGMHSRNKKAMEFIARGWSAMKEVDRVIDYCELNDKRLIPLLRGAKENFELALEVDNSNTHARYWLSKLHLKYHVPGACKAVGAALLVEAAEMGNPDALYELGARLRVENDYVQSSQQAFYYIQKASEQLHSGALYLLGTVYLTGDCVKQDIGSAMWCFHRAAEKGHVGAAIACGSLLLKGHKVPEFISKFNVKRRSKTVKTNYMNLEVNPVELAKQQFKIAANAGCDLGFKWLSRLEEEEKRILSEH